Proteins from a single region of Allofrancisella inopinata:
- a CDS encoding tRNA threonylcarbamoyladenosine dehydratase, giving the protein MIQAITERTGILVNSKGLEKLETANIFVAGCGGVGSFVIEALARSGVGKLTIIDMDIVDPSNINRQLIALHSTVGRPKVEVMNDRILDINPKCQVNALQTFINSENTYSLLTAEKYDYVIDAIDTLNAKVNLVKASHELGIKTISSMGAGGKTDPMQIKVADIYKTDVCALARAMRTRLKKQKVKKGIKTVFSTEKGIAPLPPKEPQPNQQGRSRATNGTLSYMPSLFGLTIAGIVIKEIVDDDFNI; this is encoded by the coding sequence ATGATACAAGCAATTACAGAAAGAACTGGAATATTAGTTAACTCGAAAGGTTTAGAAAAACTAGAAACTGCAAATATCTTTGTAGCAGGATGTGGTGGCGTAGGATCTTTTGTTATTGAAGCACTCGCTAGATCCGGTGTTGGAAAACTAACAATAATTGATATGGATATAGTAGACCCCTCTAATATCAATCGCCAACTTATTGCTTTGCATAGTACAGTTGGTAGGCCTAAAGTTGAGGTTATGAATGACAGAATTTTAGATATAAATCCTAAATGTCAAGTCAACGCCTTGCAGACTTTTATTAATTCTGAAAATACATATAGTCTACTTACTGCTGAAAAGTATGATTATGTAATAGATGCTATAGATACTCTAAATGCTAAAGTTAATTTAGTAAAAGCATCACATGAATTAGGAATAAAAACGATATCAAGCATGGGTGCTGGGGGCAAAACAGACCCTATGCAAATAAAGGTTGCTGATATTTATAAAACTGATGTTTGTGCTCTGGCTCGTGCTATGAGAACACGTCTAAAAAAACAAAAAGTCAAAAAAGGTATAAAGACTGTATTCTCTACTGAAAAAGGTATAGCTCCATTACCTCCTAAAGAACCTCAACCAAACCAACAAGGTCGATCTAGAGCCACAAATGGTACCCTTAGTTATATGCCATCTTTATTTGGACTAACTATAGCTGGTATTGTAATTAAGGAGATAGTTGATGATGATTTTAATATTTAA
- a CDS encoding ankyrin repeat domain-containing protein has translation MNFYDILYSNIEIISKNCHLGDYYTALGLPKGLCFGMAAMWGQAYLADDLKTFYKRLELLTSVTINKQFNGITYTRLTDLINAVHNYERQLPKRKLAGQVITNHIVQEREIYELVISIRAFLDGLLAYHEAKYTLVNGEGINFGQNILKTSPFVINKELTVVSQGIFGDQESNVTYQKVSPLMEIYNYPFIGNKLDYYDFLKLLVDKFAKYPFRAYIKVSSINHMVAFNIKSDLLGGYKLKLYNANNLQKNKVEAVTFTDVYGLVNNGIFEAFGFNVEQNSLLALNLSIYISPTIGVDKIDAYENACRIKFQKKIEKIKLEIYNQLNRYVSSYFKWKNHKKRAIYTRDKVRTMDINKLYNFIADEKHILRREENLNEPTEIHFNNNMPSLENNLEKSAYMRIIEVSLKKIEATYADNIYNDRGYKEMLFKKICSKGYHCNTDFLYIACRNGHTEIVSKLLKHGGIDVNKYTKKGVTPLYIACQKGHTEIVIELLRHPEIEVNKGTNTDTPLSIARHNGHQKISRAIVRAGGKGKPLQA, from the coding sequence ATGAATTTTTACGATATACTATATTCAAATATAGAAATTATATCAAAAAATTGCCATTTGGGTGATTATTATACTGCTCTAGGTTTGCCAAAAGGTCTATGTTTTGGTATGGCTGCTATGTGGGGTCAAGCATATTTAGCTGATGATCTTAAGACTTTTTATAAAAGATTAGAGTTACTTACAAGTGTCACTATAAATAAGCAGTTTAATGGCATTACCTATACCAGATTAACTGACCTTATTAACGCTGTACATAATTATGAAAGACAACTACCTAAACGCAAATTAGCTGGACAGGTTATTACTAATCATATAGTTCAAGAAAGAGAAATATATGAGTTAGTTATTTCAATAAGAGCTTTCTTAGATGGGTTGCTTGCTTACCATGAAGCTAAATATACTTTAGTTAACGGTGAGGGTATAAATTTTGGTCAAAATATATTAAAAACTTCACCATTTGTTATAAATAAAGAATTAACTGTTGTTAGTCAAGGAATATTTGGTGATCAAGAGTCTAATGTTACTTATCAAAAGGTTTCTCCATTGATGGAAATATACAATTACCCTTTTATTGGAAATAAACTAGATTATTATGATTTCTTAAAACTATTAGTTGATAAGTTTGCTAAATATCCGTTTCGTGCTTATATTAAGGTATCTAGTATTAATCATATGGTTGCATTTAATATTAAATCTGATTTACTTGGTGGCTATAAATTAAAATTGTATAATGCTAACAATTTACAGAAGAATAAAGTTGAAGCCGTAACATTTACTGATGTTTATGGTTTAGTTAATAATGGTATTTTTGAAGCTTTTGGTTTTAATGTAGAACAAAATAGCCTCCTAGCTTTAAATTTATCAATCTATATTAGCCCTACTATAGGAGTCGATAAAATTGATGCTTATGAAAACGCTTGTCGGATTAAATTTCAAAAAAAGATTGAAAAAATTAAATTGGAAATATACAACCAGTTAAATAGATATGTAAGTAGCTATTTTAAATGGAAAAATCATAAGAAGCGTGCAATATATACTAGAGATAAAGTAAGAACAATGGATATAAATAAGCTTTATAATTTTATTGCAGATGAAAAACACATATTACGAAGAGAAGAAAATCTGAATGAGCCAACGGAAATACATTTTAATAATAATATGCCGTCATTAGAGAACAATTTAGAAAAATCTGCATATATGAGGATTATTGAAGTTTCTCTAAAAAAGATTGAAGCAACTTATGCTGACAACATATATAATGACCGCGGTTATAAGGAGATGCTATTTAAAAAAATTTGTAGCAAAGGATATCATTGTAATACTGATTTTTTATATATTGCTTGCCGAAATGGCCACACAGAAATAGTTAGTAAGCTATTAAAACATGGTGGAATTGATGTAAACAAATATACAAAAAAAGGTGTTACTCCTTTATATATTGCTTGCCAAAAGGGCCACACAGAAATAGTTATTGAGCTATTGAGACATCCTGAAATTGAGGTAAACAAAGGTACAAATACAGATACTCCTTTATCTATTGCTCGCCACAATGGTCACCAAAAAATATCTCGTGCGATAGTTAGAGCGGGTGGTAAGGGAAAACCTCTGCAAGCATAA